In one Chitinophaga sancti genomic region, the following are encoded:
- the mtaB gene encoding tRNA (N(6)-L-threonylcarbamoyladenosine(37)-C(2))-methylthiotransferase MtaB, which translates to MTTAKTVAFHTLGCKLNFSETSSLSRLLEQDGFVQTDFEGQADVYVINTCSVTDNADKECRYLVRRIQRRAPESRVVITGCYAQLKPKEIAEIEGVDLVLGAAEKFNLVEHLKNLTKGDSAKICSCDIEQVNIFHASYSMNDRTRTFLKVQDGCDYTCSFCTIPMARGKSRSDSITNVMEQVQQIAESDVREIVLTGINLGDFGKGLQGGKKREETFFELIRELDKVAGIDRYRISSIEPNLLSNEIIEFVANSQRFMPHFHIPLQSGSNDILGMMRRRYRRELYAEKVALIKQFMPHCSIGVDVIVGFPGETDAHFQETYDFLHALDVAYFHVFTYSERANTAALEIQPVVPVHVRNERNKILRNLSHKKAQYFASQHEGETRKVLFEKFHKDGVMEGYTDNYIKVTTPVRAEWANNIIDWKLS; encoded by the coding sequence ATGACAACAGCGAAAACAGTAGCTTTTCATACACTCGGCTGTAAGCTGAACTTTTCCGAGACCTCTTCTTTGAGCAGGTTGCTGGAGCAGGATGGCTTTGTGCAAACAGATTTTGAGGGGCAGGCAGATGTGTATGTAATTAATACCTGCTCTGTAACAGACAATGCCGACAAGGAGTGCCGTTACCTGGTACGCCGTATTCAGCGCAGGGCGCCGGAAAGCCGGGTGGTGATCACCGGGTGTTATGCACAGCTGAAACCAAAAGAAATTGCAGAGATCGAAGGAGTAGACCTGGTACTGGGTGCTGCTGAAAAATTCAACCTTGTTGAGCACCTGAAGAACCTGACCAAGGGCGACAGCGCAAAGATCTGCAGCTGTGACATTGAGCAGGTGAATATTTTCCACGCATCTTATTCTATGAACGATCGTACCCGTACCTTCCTGAAGGTGCAGGATGGTTGTGATTATACCTGTTCATTCTGTACCATTCCGATGGCGAGGGGTAAGAGCCGCAGTGATTCAATTACGAATGTGATGGAACAGGTACAGCAGATCGCTGAAAGCGATGTACGCGAAATTGTACTGACCGGTATTAACCTGGGTGATTTCGGGAAAGGACTGCAGGGTGGTAAGAAGAGAGAGGAGACCTTTTTTGAGCTGATCCGGGAACTGGATAAAGTAGCAGGCATCGATCGTTATCGCATCTCTTCAATAGAGCCGAACCTGCTGAGCAATGAGATCATTGAGTTCGTGGCGAACAGTCAGCGCTTTATGCCGCACTTCCATATTCCATTGCAGAGTGGCAGTAATGATATCCTGGGCATGATGCGCCGCCGTTACCGGAGAGAGTTGTATGCAGAAAAAGTAGCTTTGATCAAACAGTTCATGCCGCATTGTAGTATAGGGGTTGACGTGATAGTGGGTTTTCCGGGAGAAACGGATGCACATTTCCAGGAGACCTATGACTTTTTGCATGCGTTGGATGTCGCTTATTTCCATGTATTTACCTACTCTGAAAGAGCGAATACCGCAGCGCTGGAAATCCAGCCTGTAGTGCCTGTGCACGTACGTAATGAGCGCAATAAGATACTGCGTAACCTGAGTCATAAGAAGGCGCAATATTTTGCATCACAGCATGAAGGTGAAACGAGGAAAGTGTTGTTTGAAAAGTTTCATAAGGATGGTGTGATGGAAGGATATACGGACAATTACATCAAGGTAACAACGCCTGTTAGAGCCGAATGGGCTAATAATATAATTGACTGGAAACTTAGTTAG
- a CDS encoding DUF4258 domain-containing protein, protein MRSKGKYIPMVLLALLLLLAWQQQWWKGPLHRPQVNRPGTVERTLPNPVNDPSNLDRHARLTYTKHARCRMDCRQITEHEVAEILETGQINTDKSNPRDLPCPTYALEGYSDDGQHLRIVFAPCNGETKVVTCIDLDKEWQCDCH, encoded by the coding sequence ATGAGATCAAAAGGTAAGTATATTCCAATGGTGTTGCTGGCGCTGCTATTACTTTTAGCCTGGCAACAGCAATGGTGGAAAGGTCCGTTACACCGCCCGCAGGTAAACAGGCCAGGAACCGTGGAGCGAACATTACCGAACCCGGTCAATGACCCATCCAATCTTGACAGGCATGCACGCCTTACCTACACTAAACATGCCCGCTGCCGTATGGATTGCCGGCAAATCACCGAACATGAAGTGGCGGAAATTCTCGAAACGGGACAAATAAACACTGACAAGTCAAATCCAAGAGATCTGCCTTGCCCTACCTATGCACTGGAAGGTTACTCCGACGACGGCCAACACCTGCGTATCGTGTTCGCCCCCTGTAACGGAGAAACCAAAGTCGTGACCTGCATCGACCTGGATAAGGAATGGCAATGTGATTGCCACTGA
- the priA gene encoding replication restart helicase PriA, with product MKFADVILPLALPKNYTYAVPDHMLDTLKVGSRVAVPLGRQKKYAGVVKAIHELAPPDYKTKPLLDLLDKDPVVYPTQLSFWEWLASYYMCSEGEVLNAALPAHLKLSSETVLLFNDAYGDDFTDLSDDEYMIAEALHIRKELRIEEVQLILDKSEVYSVIKKLIEKQVLLVYEELKEVYKEKKENYVQLHARYEAEEELANLFNTLGKAPKQMELLLAYLHLVKTQGSVLQSELLKKSGASAAQLKGLVDKEIVWIEKRVVDRVPGGGKVDVQIDFTLSPAQDKALREIRTGFEQKPVTLLHGVTSSGKTQLYIKLIEEYIASGKQVLYLLPEIALTAQIVRRLQKHFGNKIGIYHSRFNNNERVEIWHKVKSGELRILLGARSSLLLPFLELGLIILDEEHDPSYKQQDPAPRYHARDAAIYYAGLFKAKVLLGSATPSLESYFNASQGKYGLVELSERFGGLEMPEIEIVDVKKAQAEKQMQENFSPQLIQAIHSTIAQGKQVILFQNRRGYAPFMMCTTCGWIPTCKNCDVSLTYHRYQDQLTCHYCGTRYPYVHTCAACGSQSLVTKSFGTEKIETDLQELFPKARIARMDMDAVRNKDSHNKMIQLLENQEIDILVGTQMVVKGLDFENVSLVGILSADNLLGFPDFRVNERAFQLMEQVSGRAGRKHGKGKVLIQAYRTQHPILHYVTIHDYKAMYAAEIAERQNFGYPPFFRLLKLTLKHKDQKVVEQAALVLANWLRPHIGPHLVGPAAPLVGRVRNYYLQEMMIKLPRDTKVIAQTKHLLKETFIKLLAEKQFRSVFIVPDVDYV from the coding sequence ATGAAATTTGCCGACGTCATACTTCCATTAGCACTGCCTAAGAATTATACTTATGCAGTACCTGATCATATGCTGGACACGCTGAAAGTGGGCAGCCGCGTAGCTGTGCCCCTGGGCCGACAGAAGAAGTATGCCGGCGTGGTAAAGGCCATTCATGAACTGGCACCTCCTGATTATAAAACCAAACCACTGCTGGACCTGCTGGATAAAGATCCGGTAGTATATCCTACACAGCTTTCCTTCTGGGAATGGCTGGCATCTTACTACATGTGTAGTGAAGGAGAAGTGCTCAATGCCGCCCTGCCTGCACACCTCAAACTCTCCAGCGAAACAGTATTGCTCTTCAACGATGCTTATGGCGATGATTTCACCGACCTGAGTGATGATGAGTACATGATTGCTGAAGCCCTGCACATCCGCAAGGAACTCCGTATTGAAGAAGTACAGCTTATTCTCGACAAGTCAGAAGTATACTCTGTGATCAAAAAACTGATCGAAAAGCAGGTACTGCTGGTGTACGAAGAGCTGAAAGAAGTATATAAAGAAAAGAAAGAAAACTACGTACAGCTCCATGCCCGGTACGAAGCAGAGGAAGAACTGGCTAACCTGTTCAATACCCTGGGCAAAGCGCCCAAGCAAATGGAACTCTTGCTGGCCTACCTGCACCTGGTAAAGACACAGGGGAGTGTGCTGCAAAGTGAACTGCTCAAAAAATCCGGTGCCTCTGCGGCACAGCTGAAAGGCCTGGTGGATAAAGAAATCGTGTGGATTGAAAAGAGAGTGGTAGACCGTGTACCCGGTGGGGGCAAGGTGGATGTACAGATAGATTTTACCTTGAGCCCTGCACAGGATAAGGCCCTGCGGGAAATAAGAACAGGCTTTGAGCAGAAACCGGTGACATTACTGCATGGCGTAACTTCCAGCGGTAAAACCCAGTTGTACATCAAGCTGATTGAAGAGTACATTGCCAGTGGCAAACAGGTATTGTACCTCTTACCGGAGATTGCGCTCACCGCACAGATTGTACGTCGCCTGCAAAAGCATTTTGGTAATAAGATTGGTATTTATCACTCCCGTTTCAATAACAATGAACGGGTAGAAATATGGCATAAAGTAAAGAGTGGCGAACTACGTATTTTATTAGGTGCGCGTTCCAGCCTCTTACTGCCGTTCCTTGAACTGGGATTGATCATTCTTGACGAAGAGCATGATCCTTCTTACAAACAACAGGACCCTGCACCCCGCTATCATGCCAGGGATGCGGCTATTTACTATGCCGGTTTGTTTAAAGCAAAGGTGTTACTAGGTTCCGCCACTCCTTCGCTGGAATCGTATTTTAATGCGAGCCAGGGAAAATATGGATTGGTAGAACTGAGCGAACGCTTTGGTGGGCTTGAGATGCCGGAGATTGAGATTGTGGATGTGAAGAAGGCGCAGGCCGAAAAACAGATGCAGGAGAATTTCTCTCCACAGTTAATTCAGGCGATACATAGCACCATCGCACAGGGGAAACAGGTGATCCTATTCCAGAACAGGAGAGGGTATGCGCCATTTATGATGTGTACTACCTGTGGATGGATTCCTACGTGTAAGAATTGTGATGTATCACTCACCTATCACCGGTACCAGGATCAGCTGACCTGTCACTACTGTGGTACCCGTTATCCTTATGTACATACCTGTGCGGCCTGTGGAAGTCAGTCGCTGGTCACAAAGAGTTTTGGAACGGAGAAGATTGAAACTGATTTGCAGGAATTGTTCCCGAAAGCACGCATTGCCCGTATGGATATGGATGCGGTGAGGAACAAGGATAGCCATAATAAGATGATCCAGTTGCTGGAGAACCAGGAGATCGATATTCTCGTGGGCACGCAGATGGTGGTGAAAGGCCTGGATTTTGAGAATGTGAGTTTAGTGGGCATCCTGAGTGCGGACAACCTCCTGGGTTTCCCTGATTTCAGGGTAAATGAAAGGGCATTTCAGCTGATGGAACAGGTGAGTGGGCGTGCAGGCCGTAAGCATGGCAAGGGGAAAGTATTGATCCAGGCTTACCGCACCCAGCACCCGATATTACATTACGTCACCATCCATGATTATAAGGCCATGTATGCAGCAGAGATTGCGGAGCGGCAGAACTTTGGGTATCCGCCATTCTTCCGTTTGCTGAAGCTGACATTGAAACATAAAGACCAGAAGGTGGTAGAGCAGGCAGCCCTGGTATTGGCTAACTGGCTAAGGCCGCATATAGGCCCGCATTTAGTAGGGCCGGCAGCACCACTGGTAGGCAGGGTGCGGAATTATTACCTGCAGGAGATGATGATCAAGTTACCGAGAGATACTAAAGTGATCGCGCAAACGAAGCATTTGCTGAAAGAAACGTTTATTAAATTATTGGCAGAGAAACAATTCCGGAGTGTGTTCATTGTGCCGGATGTGGATTATGTATAA
- a CDS encoding lysophospholipid acyltransferase family protein: MKLLLKPIQWVYILYASIVFVGVMLLILPFIFLASFLGRIRGGNVIYYFLWFWSRTWFPAVGIVVKRIYKYDRKDKTPFIYVVNHSTYLDAALAVGVMRLPFRPLGKIEMQKIPLFGFIYKHAVVAVDRSDAKARSRSVRELIATIREGVSILIFPEGTTNDTDKPLTTFHNGAFRIAIETQTALQPVLYLDCMDRLPQSKVVNLNPGLCRIVYLPPVSVTGMTMDDLPALKQQVFDIMEKELLSYR, from the coding sequence ATGAAGCTTTTGCTAAAACCAATTCAATGGGTGTATATCTTATATGCCTCGATCGTCTTTGTAGGGGTCATGTTACTCATCCTTCCATTTATCTTCCTTGCCTCCTTTTTAGGTAGAATCAGAGGTGGAAATGTTATCTACTATTTCCTTTGGTTCTGGTCACGCACCTGGTTTCCTGCTGTGGGAATCGTCGTTAAAAGAATTTATAAATACGACCGTAAAGACAAAACACCTTTTATTTACGTCGTAAACCACAGTACCTACCTCGATGCCGCACTGGCAGTAGGTGTGATGCGCCTCCCTTTTCGCCCCCTCGGAAAAATAGAGATGCAGAAAATACCCCTCTTTGGTTTTATCTATAAGCATGCTGTTGTAGCCGTAGACCGTTCTGATGCTAAAGCCCGCTCCAGAAGTGTGCGTGAACTGATTGCCACCATCAGGGAAGGAGTATCCATCCTCATCTTCCCCGAAGGCACCACCAACGATACCGATAAGCCACTCACAACTTTTCATAACGGAGCATTCCGTATAGCGATCGAGACCCAGACTGCCCTGCAACCCGTATTATACCTGGATTGTATGGATCGCCTGCCTCAGTCTAAAGTAGTAAACCTCAATCCTGGCCTTTGTCGCATCGTATACCTGCCTCCTGTAAGTGTAACAGGTATGACCATGGACGACTTGCCGGCATTGAAACAACAGGTATTTGATATCATGGAAAAAGAATTGCTAAGTTACCGATGA